A section of the Mesorhizobium loti genome encodes:
- a CDS encoding ABC transporter substrate-binding protein — protein MKFVTSILNRRAVMAMAAASMLAGVMHSAPVSAADVTIPIIVKDTTSFYWQIVLAGARKAGKDLGVNVPELGAQAETDVNGQISILENAVAGNPAAVVIAPTEAKALGKPIDEAASKVKVIGIDSSADSKAFTSFLTTDNVQGGRVAADGLAAAIGAANGGKVEGKVALITALPGAGSLEQRAQGFKEQLKAKYPGLELVADKYADGQATTGLNIATDLITANPDLKGIFASNLIMAQGVGQAIAENKLAGKVGLIGFDSDEKLIKFLNDGVISGLVVQDPYRMGYDGIKTALAASKGEKVEANVDTGANLVTKANMKDPKIDALLNPKLN, from the coding sequence ATGAAATTCGTGACCAGCATTCTCAACCGCCGTGCCGTGATGGCGATGGCAGCAGCCTCGATGCTCGCCGGCGTCATGCATTCGGCGCCGGTTTCGGCGGCGGATGTGACCATTCCGATCATCGTCAAGGACACCACGTCCTTCTATTGGCAGATCGTGCTCGCCGGTGCCCGCAAGGCCGGCAAGGATCTTGGCGTCAACGTGCCGGAACTCGGCGCCCAGGCTGAAACCGACGTCAACGGCCAGATCTCCATCCTCGAGAACGCCGTCGCCGGCAACCCGGCCGCCGTCGTCATCGCGCCGACTGAAGCCAAGGCGCTCGGCAAGCCGATCGACGAGGCAGCAAGCAAGGTCAAGGTCATCGGCATCGACTCCAGCGCCGACTCCAAGGCCTTCACCTCGTTCCTGACCACCGACAACGTCCAGGGCGGCCGCGTCGCCGCGGATGGTCTCGCGGCGGCCATCGGCGCGGCCAATGGCGGCAAGGTCGAAGGCAAGGTTGCGCTGATCACCGCACTGCCTGGCGCCGGCTCGCTCGAGCAGCGCGCCCAGGGTTTCAAGGAACAGCTCAAGGCCAAGTATCCCGGTCTCGAACTGGTCGCCGACAAATATGCCGACGGTCAGGCCACGACCGGCCTCAACATCGCGACCGACCTGATCACCGCCAATCCCGACCTGAAGGGCATCTTCGCCTCCAACCTGATCATGGCGCAGGGCGTCGGCCAGGCGATCGCTGAGAACAAGCTTGCCGGCAAGGTTGGATTGATCGGCTTCGACAGCGACGAGAAGCTGATCAAGTTCCTGAATGACGGTGTCATTTCCGGCCTCGTCGTCCAGGATCCCTACCGGATGGGCTATGACGGCATCAAGACCGCGCTCGCCGCTTCCAAGGGCGAGAAGGTCGAGGCCAATGTCGACACAGGCGCCAACCTGGTCACCAAGGCCAACATGAAGGATCCCAAGATTGACGCGCTGCTCAACCCGAAGCTCAACTAA